The sequence TACGCCTACCTTTTCTATATGTCCAACCCATGGATATATTGCAGGAGAACACTTTGTTTGTCCAAAGTGCAATCAAGAAACAGAGGTATATTCAAGGGTGGTAGGGTATTATAGACCTGTAAGGATGTGGAACAAGGGAAAGAAAGAAGAGTTTAGAAATAGAGTAGAGTATGATATTAACAAATATTCTATTCATAGATTGGTAGTAAGATAAATTTGTTTAAAGGGTGGATTAAACTCTCTTTTATAGATTATCCTGATAAGCTTTCTACTGTTCTTTTTACTGAAGGCTGTAACTTTAGATGTCCATATTGTCATAATTTTGATCTTGTTTTGCCCAACAACTTAGAGGTTATTAACATTGAAAAAATTCTAAATTTTCTTGAAAAAAGAAAAAGAAAAATAGATGCAGTGGTTATATCTGGTGGAGAGCCCTTCCTACACGGTAAAGAATTAGAGGATTTTGTAAAGAAAGCTAGGATAATGGATTTTTTAATTAAAATTGATACAAATGGTTCTTTTCCTGAAAAGGTTTTTGATTGGGACAGAAGAGGTCTGGTGGATTTTTGGGCAGTTGATTTTAAGGTACCATTTGAAAAATATGATTTGGTACAGGGGAATGGAGAAAAAACGAAAATTACCATTCGTTATCTATTAGAAAAGGATACTCCCTCAACTTATGAACTTCGCACTACGATTTTTCCAAGATTTCATAGTATTGAAGTTTTAACGAAGATGCTATTTGAGATTGAAGGAGCTACTATGTGGTATTGGCAAAATTTTAGAAATGACAGAACGCTTGATGAAAGTGCGGCTTTGGTTGAGCCTTATAGCAAAGACTTATTGAACGAGTGGAAAAGTAGATTGGATGTATTTAAAAAAGTTGGCAAGATTATAATTAGATAGTTTTTATCTACAATTCAGGGTGTTATGCCCTGAATTGTTTATTTTGGAACGCCGTTTATTGTGTATGTCCAGGAAGGAATTTCAAACGTAGATGAGGGGATTTCTCTTCCAACAGAGATGTCGGTAATTACGACAGTTGTATCTCCTTTGGGGGATTGGATGTATATTTTTCTTATCCATGAAGTATAGTCCTCTATCCAGACAGTAAAATTTAGATTCTCTCTGCTAAACGTATATACATGACAGGGCCCAATATTTAGCGTATCAGTTCCCTCTAGTGTAGCTGATGATGCAATTTGACCCCCTTCTGTAGGGAAGAATAGATAATTAAAAGTTCTATCGGCATATTTTTCAAGATCTTTTCTTGACATTAAGTACGCTATATGAAGGAGATGAGAGTTAAAAAAGTACTGGTTATCTGCAACATTTATCACAGCGCTGCCGTCTCCGATAATAAATGGTCCGTCAACTCTAACTTTATCTTTAGTTGCCCATACCTGAAAGGTCCCATTTATTCTGTATCCTGAAATTTGTAAAACGAACGTCTGAGGTTCAATAGAGTCAAGCACAGAGATGACCCTGTTTACATCAGCATAAGAACTGTTTCCTGATGATAATACAATGGGTAAAACAAAAAGTAAAAAAAAGAATTTTAAAAATTTCATTTTTCCTCCTGAATTTTAATGTGGTGCAACTTAAAGTGTAAGGTTTCTAAAATTCATATTGTCATTCCACATTTTATTAAAATAGTCCTCACATTTTTTTGCGAAAGCTGGATCTTTTATAACCACAAACATTTCATCATTAGTATCAGTTGCAGATTTTGTATAATTGTAGCTTCCTGTAGTGGCTATAGAATCGTCTATTATACTCATTTTTAGATGCATAAGCCCGGTATGGGTATTTACTTTAACAGGAATTTTATCAATTAAAAGAGTATTAACGGCGTGTTTCATTACATTGTTATTTGCTTGCTCTCTGTCAACTATTACCCTTACTTCAACACCTCTTTTTTTGGCATTAGTCAACGCTTTTAAAATTTCTGGTTGTGTAAAACTGTATATTGCAACATCAATCTTTTTCTTTGCACTGTTATAAAGGTTAACTAGAACTGGTACAGGATTCTCATTTTCTCTTGGAAATAATAATTCAACCGACTTTGAGCTTATTTCTTTTTTTGGTTGTGCTGGGGGATTGATATTCCCATTAGTTACAGGATTGTTGCAACCTGATAAAATAAAAACAAAAAGTAAAGGGAATAAAATGCTTGCTATTCTTTTCATTTTTTTCTCCTAAAATTTATATAACTAAATTTTTTAGCAACTTTTAAATTATAATATCTAATTATATTTTTTGCTAATTAAAGAAAAATTAGACTTTTTTTAGCTTTTTTGGAGGTATTTATTTATGGAGTTTGCTTTTGTTGTTATTTGCGGTGCTGTGTTTGGCAGCTTTTTAAATATGCTCATTTATAGACTTCCCAGAGAACAGTCAATACTACGTCCGCCATCTCGATGTCCTAAGTGTGGCAATTCTCTAAAATGGTATATGAATATTCCTATTTTGTCATATATATTTTTAGGTGGAAAATGTTTTTATTGTAAAGAGACCATACCAATAAGATATCTGATAGTAGAAATTCTAGAAGTTATGATTTTTTTAGTATGTTATTTGGATTGGGGGATTAGTTTGGAGTTTCTTTTACATGCCTGGTTTTTTACCGCTTCGCTTGGGATATTTTTTACTGATCTTGAAACTCTTTTGATCCCAGATTCCTTTTCCTTGCTATCTTTGATTCCTGCTATTGGGATTGCTGCTCTTCGAGGTAATCTTATAGAGTCATTTATTGTCGCTGCTGGAGTATTTTTACTCTTTTATGGGGTTTCTATAGTTACAAATGGTGGGATGGGGGGAGGAGATACAAAATATTCTATCTCAATGTCTTGCTTTTTAGGAGTGTTTCATTCCTTTTTTGGTTTTTTTATGGCATTTTTCCTTGGTAGTATAATTGGTATTGTTTTTAGGATCCTTGGTATTATTAAGAGGGGTGAACCTATACCCTTTGGTCCATTTTTAGTGCTTGGCTGTATAATTTCATATGGATTTGGAGATTATTTTATCCGTTTATATCTTTCTTTATTCTAAAGCCTATTAGGATCAAGCCAGTAGTTTGCAATACCAATGCAAAATTTTACAGAAAAGTGAGCTATTATGGGAGCTGTGATAGTGTTTGTATAGTTATACAAAAGTCCAAAGCAAAGTCCTAAAAATGCAAGGTACATTGCATTTGCCATGCCTTTGTTGGTCCATTCTGACATGTGAAACAATCCAAATACTAAAGCAGCAAAAGGGACGTCGAAAAGTCTTTGTAAAAGACCTCTAAAAAAGATTTCTTCGCAGAATGAAGACAGCATAGCAAGATAGAAAATTTCAAGTGCCCCAATATCTCTGAATACAAAAGATTGTATTTGATTTCCCATATCTTTAATAAAATCAAATTTTCTGCCAAGAAAGTATGTAAGAATAAAAAGAGAACCGCCTATGGTTGTGGAAATAAATATTACTGTTTTAGTTGTACTGAAGTAAATTGGTTGATCAAGAAATCTAAGAGCAAGAATTGCAACTATTGCAAACATTAGTTCGCTAACAGTTAGTAGGAGAATCTTTAATTCTTCTGATTTTTCTATATCATTATGATCCATAACAAAATTATATTTTACTATATAATAAATTTAACTGTTAACATAAAAACTATTTTTTTGTAGAGTTTTTTATTTCAAAAATAATTAATATGCTCCTTCTCTTTTAATTACTGCTGAAAAGGTTTTAAATAATATTTCTAAATCAAGCCATACAGACCAATTTAAAATGTACCATACGTCAATGTTTAACCTCTCATTGAAATTAAGCTCACTTCTGCCAGAAATCTGCCACAAACCTGTGATCCCTGGGACCGTGAGAAATATTGTTTCTTTATAGTCTTGCATTTCATAAACTTCGGAAAATAAGTATGGTCTTGGACCCACAAGACTCATTTCACCTTTTATGACATTAAAAATTTGAGGGAGTTCATCAAGAGAAGTTTTTCTAAGAAATCTGCCAAATTTTGTAACTCTTGGATCAAAGCCTTTAATTTTTTTAAACTTTTGCCATTCTAATTTTTTCTCAGGGTATTTATTAAGATAGTCATTTAATACCTCGTCAGAATTTAATACCATCGATCTGAATTTTATACACTTGAATGGTTTGCCGTGTTTTCCAACGCGCTCTTGAATAAAAAATACAGGTCCTTTTGAATCTCTTTTTATTAATAAAGCTATTATAATTATAATAGGTATGATTAACCACGATGCAGCCAAACACAATGCTAAATCAAATAGTCTTTTTATAATCTGATTAATTTTGGATTTTAAATTGTTCTTTATGCTGATTAAAAATAATCTTTGATCAAAGAGAGTTAATAATTCAGAATTTAGAAGCGCAACTCCTTTGAAATCCGGGACTACTATGACCTTATTTACCAATAGTTGTACTTTGCCAACAAGTTTCGAAGATGATTGAGCATCAAGAGATGGTATAGCTATTATAATAGTCGAAATACTTAATTTTTTCACAAATTTTTTAAAGTGAACGATGCCGCCGAAAACTTTATAGTTTTTGCCGCATATTTCTAGCAAATTTCCCCATTTTTCCCTGTCGTCATCCAAAAAACCTACCAGATGATATCCTAAATATTTATCGCTTATCAAACCAGAAGCGCTATCTTTTGCGGTTTTTCCTGCTCCTAAAAATAGTATTCTCTCTTTAAAAAAATCAAAGTTGAACAAAGTTAATTTTACTGCGAGTCTTATCAGAGGGAACAAGAAAAGGCTAATTAGCCAAAATAGTATAAGTACACCTCTTGAAACCTCATCAAGAAGCTTCCCTAAAGATACCATAGCAAATATCAAAACTGAATTTAAAGTAAGAATCTTAATTAAGTTTGATGCCTCAATCCAAAAAGGCAATCTTTTTGTGTAAAGGTTTGTTGCCCATATAAGGACTATTGTTATAGTAGGCATCCACCACATTTTTATGAAAGAAGAAAATGGAAATGACATAGGAACAAGTTTTCCAGGTAAAAGGTAGAAAAGAATATATCTAATCTCATAAGCCAAAAATAAACTTAGATAAAAGGAGAAAAGATCTGCAAACATTAAAATTATTATTAGTATAATGTTACCTTTAAAAATTTTCATAAGAATATTATAAACCCTACATAAAACAATCATAAATTTTACATATTTTACATATTATATATATATAATCTGATTCGGGAAAGATAACTGGAATACCAATGTTATACAATTCTGAACTTTTCAATAATTTAAATTATACAATTTTATAAATTTGGTTTTACAATATATTAAATATGTTTTTGGAGGTATTTATGCAAACAGTTTTGTGGGATGAAAAGTTTAGCGGGAAGGTTGAGAAAGGTTCTTTTGAAGATTTTAAAAGGAGAGCTGAAGCAGTTTCTTCTGAGGTTTATATCACAAACTTAAAGGATACAAAAAAAATTTTCCAAGAGATTTTTAAAAGAGAAAATGTTAAAAATATTATTGCTTTTAAATCGGATCTAATTGATAGACTTGAAATTGATAAGATTACAAAAGATATGAATATAAATTTATATTTCGAAGGTGGAAAGAAAGAAGCAGGTATTGCTGATGTTGGTATTTCTGAAATGGAATGTGCGCTTGCTGAAACAGGATCTGTTATAGAGTGGTCATATCCTGTTTGGAAGAGATTAGTTTCTGCAATGCCAAACGTTCATATAGCTCTTGTGAAATCAGACAGGATTGTAAAGGATTTTGAATCGCTATTTGAAATTTTCGGAGAAAAGTTTGAGAGTGGTCA comes from Thermodesulfobium acidiphilum and encodes:
- a CDS encoding anaerobic ribonucleoside-triphosphate reductase activating protein, with product MFKGWIKLSFIDYPDKLSTVLFTEGCNFRCPYCHNFDLVLPNNLEVINIEKILNFLEKRKRKIDAVVISGGEPFLHGKELEDFVKKARIMDFLIKIDTNGSFPEKVFDWDRRGLVDFWAVDFKVPFEKYDLVQGNGEKTKITIRYLLEKDTPSTYELRTTIFPRFHSIEVLTKMLFEIEGATMWYWQNFRNDRTLDESAALVEPYSKDLLNEWKSRLDVFKKVGKIIIR
- a CDS encoding CPBP family intramembrane glutamic endopeptidase; this translates as MDHNDIEKSEELKILLLTVSELMFAIVAILALRFLDQPIYFSTTKTVIFISTTIGGSLFILTYFLGRKFDFIKDMGNQIQSFVFRDIGALEIFYLAMLSSFCEEIFFRGLLQRLFDVPFAALVFGLFHMSEWTNKGMANAMYLAFLGLCFGLLYNYTNTITAPIIAHFSVKFCIGIANYWLDPNRL
- the wbaP gene encoding undecaprenyl-phosphate galactose phosphotransferase WbaP gives rise to the protein MKIFKGNIILIIILMFADLFSFYLSLFLAYEIRYILFYLLPGKLVPMSFPFSSFIKMWWMPTITIVLIWATNLYTKRLPFWIEASNLIKILTLNSVLIFAMVSLGKLLDEVSRGVLILFWLISLFLFPLIRLAVKLTLFNFDFFKERILFLGAGKTAKDSASGLISDKYLGYHLVGFLDDDREKWGNLLEICGKNYKVFGGIVHFKKFVKKLSISTIIIAIPSLDAQSSSKLVGKVQLLVNKVIVVPDFKGVALLNSELLTLFDQRLFLISIKNNLKSKINQIIKRLFDLALCLAASWLIIPIIIIIALLIKRDSKGPVFFIQERVGKHGKPFKCIKFRSMVLNSDEVLNDYLNKYPEKKLEWQKFKKIKGFDPRVTKFGRFLRKTSLDELPQIFNVIKGEMSLVGPRPYLFSEVYEMQDYKETIFLTVPGITGLWQISGRSELNFNERLNIDVWYILNWSVWLDLEILFKTFSAVIKREGAY
- a CDS encoding phospholipase D-like domain-containing protein; protein product: MKRIASILFPLLFVFILSGCNNPVTNGNINPPAQPKKEISSKSVELLFPRENENPVPVLVNLYNSAKKKIDVAIYSFTQPEILKALTNAKKRGVEVRVIVDREQANNNVMKHAVNTLLIDKIPVKVNTHTGLMHLKMSIIDDSIATTGSYNYTKSATDTNDEMFVVIKDPAFAKKCEDYFNKMWNDNMNFRNLTL
- a CDS encoding LutC/YkgG family protein; its protein translation is MQTVLWDEKFSGKVEKGSFEDFKRRAEAVSSEVYITNLKDTKKIFQEIFKRENVKNIIAFKSDLIDRLEIDKITKDMNINLYFEGGKKEAGIADVGISEMECALAETGSVIEWSYPVWKRLVSAMPNVHIALVKSDRIVKDFESLFEIFGEKFESGHISFITGPSRTADIERVLTIGVHGPSKLVVIFVEEEK
- a CDS encoding prepilin peptidase; translation: MEFAFVVICGAVFGSFLNMLIYRLPREQSILRPPSRCPKCGNSLKWYMNIPILSYIFLGGKCFYCKETIPIRYLIVEILEVMIFLVCYLDWGISLEFLLHAWFFTASLGIFFTDLETLLIPDSFSLLSLIPAIGIAALRGNLIESFIVAAGVFLLFYGVSIVTNGGMGGGDTKYSISMSCFLGVFHSFFGFFMAFFLGSIIGIVFRILGIIKRGEPIPFGPFLVLGCIISYGFGDYFIRLYLSLF